A window of the Planococcus citri chromosome 4, ihPlaCitr1.1, whole genome shotgun sequence genome harbors these coding sequences:
- the LOC135844719 gene encoding speckle-type POZ protein B-like, producing the protein MILSINKSVLLFPFVCLIFIQHPSSATPITLSKQNDGIQWNADVEFHTIRYNLNINRSVFERDWHRMRENMLPTTENEPCNWKVELGWHKYSDSKISLGLLLVDNGKAGRVIAKFKATLLDDFGREVRSNIKLQELSAGTTERISSENFIELEDITKNPFIKGNTVTIVIEICYYYSRCGSFTDQQNMISPEPNTTKCLLSDNFGSLLENQDFADVMLLAKGKNYSAHKSVLAARSEVFATMFKNIEQGDKKHKKIRIDVTDIDAEVMDELLRYIYTGKCQISDKLAERLYAAADAYKLNELKTISLKSMIETLSVNSAANVLVFADKHHMNDLKSKVFDFIVENSVQVLNTSEWKSVVAPNLQLLGEICQVFSQRLVKSLPGESFCKLILAHKLKLVPSS; encoded by the exons aTGATTTTGTCGATCAACAAATCGGTTTTACTATTTCCGTtcgtttgtttgatttttattcaa CATCCATCCAGTGCAACTCCTATAACGCTATCAAAACAAAACGATGGGATTCAATGGAATGCAGATGTAGAATTTCACACCATAAGATATAATTTGAATATTAATCGTAGTGTTTTTGAACGTGATTGGCATAGAATGCGTGAGAACATGCTTCCTACTACCGAAAATGAACCATGTAATTGGAAAGTTGAGTTGGGGTGGCATAAATATTCCGACAGCAAAATTTCATTAGGTTTGCTATTGGTTGATAACGGTAAAGCTGGAAGAGTAATCGCGAAATTCAAAGCTACACTCCTTGATGATTTTGGAAGAGAGGTGCGATCAAATATAAAACTGCAAGAGCTTAGTGCTGGTACGACAGAGCGAATCAGCTCGGAAAATTTCATCGAGCTTGAAGACATTACCAAAAATCCGTTCATAAAAGGAAATACAGTCACTATTGTTATAGAGATATGCTACTATTATTCTCGATGCGGCAGTTTTACAGATCAACAAAACATGATCTCACCAGAACCCAACACCACGAAATGCCTTCTATCCGATAACTTTGGATCATTACTGGAAAATCAAGATTTTGCAGACGTCATGCTATTAGCGAAAGGCAAAAATTATTCGGCTCACAAAAGTGTTTTGGCTGCGCGCAGTGAAGTTTTTGCAACcatgtttaaaaatattgaacaaggtgataaaaaacataaaaaaattcgaatcgaTGTTACCGACATAGATGCAGAAGTTATGGACGAATTGTTGCGATACATTTACacgggaaaatgtcaaatttcagatAAACTAGCCGAGCGACTTTACGCAGCAGCAGATGCATATAAGCTAAATGAGCTAAAAACAATTTCTCTGAAATCGATGATTGAAACATTATCTGTTAATAGTGCAGCAAATGTGTTGGTATTTGCGGATAAGCATCATATGAATGATTTGAAATCAAAAGTGTTTGACTTTATCGTTGAAAACTCTGTCCAAGTGTTGAACACTAGCGAATGGAAGAGTGTGGTTGCACCAAATCTTCAGTTACTTGGCGAAATATGTCAAGTTTTCTCACAACGATTGGTTAAATCCCTACCAGGTGAATCATTTTGTAAGTTAATTTTAGCACACAAATTAAAATTGGTACCTAGCTCGTAA